In Desulfovibrio porci, one genomic interval encodes:
- a CDS encoding DNA-primase RepB domain-containing protein has product MIVKKIRNTKAEKPKAWQIGDLVDYIRFPHNRNPREKIEYADGRGFLSATHTGQKVEMIALARESVHSDMPVQHWMFSWQEGEQPTREQVEEVVDMFLEKMGLTGHQTVYGVHYDTDNYHLHVAVNRTNPETGKVVLPFNGLDIQEAHKLVAHIEGRQGWASEENSMYAVLENGELARRRTAREIKPKQAALDFEHATGEKSAQRIAQERGHSIIKDAQSWAELHEKLAEVGLRFEKKGSGAIIFVGEKAVKASSVDRAFSMGKLCKRLGEFEEGTYPDALGKIAPEPVSSVNLEAWKMYQEEFAGGPKRAGTAGNAELSRMKERHRFERKKALSHLAKYGLPVLNIARHCLMAQQRAERLSLRSGRKKVRGGKPRFENWLRSRGMEKEANCWRYRAAREVKRNAPPPAERREKGAEPMRELADFRKYADAVNAERYRVTCIKMEEDGGKKTFILDKKGGMTRGFSPDELEAHIPEMLRFQKRGENIYYTPLSDDRHHILIDDMTRDSLKKLQEDGFRPAVVLESSPGNYQCLLTIPRQGTEFDRDVGNRITERLNREYGDKKLCGCIHPHRAPGFENRKPKHRREDGGYPQVKLLFAERRECGKALALARRIDHEYAEETEKRKAERRTFPMPDFWPGDPASAYYAHLENIRRHLTIEDYSRVDAMIALRLRSNGHSRENVEETIRTCAPTIRETQTGRNWQRYAERTADYAFGPAGDRDLERNERYRELWRKIERTEEKEQRIRMK; this is encoded by the coding sequence ATGATTGTCAAGAAAATCAGGAATACGAAGGCTGAAAAGCCCAAGGCGTGGCAGATAGGCGACCTCGTGGATTACATCCGGTTCCCCCATAACAGAAATCCGCGTGAGAAAATCGAATACGCGGACGGAAGAGGTTTTCTTTCAGCAACACATACCGGTCAAAAGGTGGAAATGATTGCTCTGGCAAGGGAGTCGGTTCACAGCGACATGCCGGTGCAGCACTGGATGTTTTCCTGGCAGGAAGGGGAACAGCCCACCAGGGAACAGGTGGAGGAAGTGGTGGACATGTTTCTGGAAAAAATGGGGCTGACCGGACATCAGACCGTGTATGGGGTGCATTATGACACGGACAATTATCACCTGCATGTCGCGGTCAACAGGACGAACCCGGAAACGGGAAAAGTCGTGCTTCCTTTCAATGGACTGGACATTCAGGAGGCGCATAAGCTCGTGGCCCATATTGAAGGCAGGCAGGGATGGGCCAGTGAAGAAAACTCCATGTATGCGGTACTGGAAAATGGCGAGCTGGCGCGAAGAAGGACGGCCCGCGAAATAAAACCGAAGCAGGCCGCGCTGGATTTTGAACATGCCACCGGCGAAAAATCCGCCCAGCGCATCGCGCAGGAGCGCGGGCATTCCATCATAAAAGACGCGCAATCGTGGGCAGAGCTGCACGAAAAACTGGCGGAAGTCGGTTTGCGTTTCGAGAAGAAAGGCTCCGGGGCCATCATTTTTGTGGGGGAAAAGGCCGTGAAGGCATCCTCCGTAGACCGTGCGTTCAGCATGGGAAAGTTGTGCAAAAGGCTGGGGGAGTTTGAGGAAGGAACGTACCCGGATGCCTTGGGAAAGATTGCCCCGGAGCCGGTAAGCTCCGTCAATCTGGAAGCATGGAAAATGTATCAGGAAGAGTTCGCCGGAGGCCCGAAAAGGGCAGGAACAGCAGGTAATGCCGAGCTTTCCCGGATGAAGGAACGGCACAGGTTCGAGAGGAAAAAGGCGCTTTCCCACCTGGCGAAATATGGTTTGCCGGTTCTGAATATCGCCCGGCATTGCCTGATGGCGCAGCAGAGAGCGGAACGGCTTTCCCTGCGGTCAGGCCGGAAAAAAGTGCGTGGAGGCAAGCCGCGTTTTGAGAACTGGCTGCGGTCACGAGGCATGGAAAAGGAGGCAAATTGCTGGCGGTATCGGGCGGCACGGGAGGTAAAAAGGAATGCCCCGCCCCCTGCCGAAAGACGGGAAAAGGGAGCGGAACCCATGCGGGAACTTGCGGATTTCAGAAAGTATGCGGATGCGGTGAATGCGGAACGCTACCGCGTTACCTGCATAAAGATGGAAGAGGACGGCGGCAAAAAGACCTTCATCCTGGACAAAAAAGGCGGCATGACCAGAGGGTTTTCCCCGGACGAACTGGAGGCTCACATACCGGAGATGCTGCGCTTCCAGAAACGGGGTGAAAATATCTACTACACGCCACTATCGGATGACCGGCATCATATTCTCATTGACGACATGACCCGTGACAGCCTGAAAAAGCTCCAGGAAGACGGCTTCCGGCCTGCCGTGGTGCTGGAAAGCTCGCCGGGCAATTACCAATGCCTGCTGACCATCCCCCGGCAGGGTACGGAATTTGACCGGGATGTGGGCAACCGCATTACGGAACGCCTGAACCGGGAGTATGGCGACAAAAAGCTGTGCGGCTGCATCCATCCTCACCGTGCGCCGGGTTTTGAAAACCGCAAGCCGAAGCATCGGCGGGAAGACGGGGGCTATCCCCAGGTGAAGCTGTTATTTGCGGAGCGTCGGGAGTGCGGCAAGGCGCTGGCTCTGGCCAGAAGGATTGACCATGAGTACGCGGAGGAGACCGAGAAACGAAAGGCCGAGCGCCGGACGTTCCCGATGCCGGACTTTTGGCCCGGCGACCCGGCCTCGGCCTATTATGCCCATCTGGAGAATATTCGCAGGCATCTGACCATTGAGGATTACTCCCGCGTGGACGCGATGATCGCCCTGCGGCTGCGCTCCAACGGTCACAGCCGTGAAAACGTGGAAGAAACCATCCGCACCTGTGCCCCGACCATCCGGGAAACGCAGACCGGGCGCAACTGGCAGCGGTACGCCGAAAGAACGGCGGATTACGCTTTCGGCCCGGCAGGGGACAGAGACCTTGAGCGAAATGAGCGGTATCGGGAACTGTGGAGGAAGATTGAACGCACAGAAGAAAAGGAGCAGCGTATACGAATGAAATAG
- a CDS encoding Rpn family recombination-promoting nuclease/putative transposase — protein MGKERIPHDSAYKQFFSNPEMVESLLRDFVPADFIADLDFSTLERCPGSYVTDDLRERHDDIVWRVGWKKGSWCYVALLVEFQSTPDHWMALRMLSYTALLLLDLVKTGNIRENEGLPPVFPIVIYNGGKAWKAPQEVAALFAPMPESLKFYRPQHRHFLLDESRVSGDELDKSKGLVAQLLRLERAQEPEQVRQIVKELISRLHGPEYLVLRRAFTIWLARVVLKRSGITEEIPEFQDLREVDAMLEERAAQWKDEYIRQGVIIGEARGEARGEVKGIGLALRDLLEARFGTLPQSVTSYIASSSDSNALRKLTLSAYHAESLQAFIDQIKKDDDKLM, from the coding sequence ATGGGAAAAGAACGAATACCACATGATTCTGCGTACAAGCAGTTTTTCAGCAATCCTGAAATGGTGGAATCGCTGTTACGGGATTTTGTTCCCGCTGATTTCATTGCGGACCTTGATTTTTCTACGCTTGAACGCTGTCCGGGCAGTTATGTGACGGACGACCTGCGGGAACGCCATGACGATATTGTCTGGCGTGTCGGCTGGAAAAAAGGTTCATGGTGTTATGTGGCTTTGCTCGTGGAGTTCCAGAGCACGCCCGACCACTGGATGGCGTTGAGAATGCTGTCCTACACGGCACTGTTGCTGCTTGATCTCGTCAAAACTGGAAATATCCGCGAAAATGAGGGCTTGCCGCCGGTGTTTCCCATTGTTATATACAATGGAGGCAAGGCATGGAAAGCTCCGCAGGAGGTGGCGGCATTGTTCGCTCCCATGCCGGAGAGCCTGAAATTTTATCGTCCCCAGCACCGGCATTTTTTGTTGGACGAAAGTCGAGTGTCAGGAGATGAACTGGACAAAAGCAAGGGCCTGGTCGCGCAGCTCCTGAGACTGGAACGAGCGCAGGAACCGGAACAGGTTCGGCAGATAGTCAAGGAGTTGATAAGCCGACTTCATGGGCCTGAATACTTGGTTTTGCGTCGAGCGTTTACAATATGGTTGGCTCGTGTTGTCCTTAAACGCTCTGGAATAACAGAAGAAATTCCCGAATTTCAAGACTTGCGGGAGGTTGACGCCATGTTGGAAGAACGTGCCGCTCAGTGGAAAGATGAATACATTCGGCAAGGGGTAATAATTGGCGAGGCCAGAGGTGAGGCCAGAGGTGAGGTCAAGGGAATAGGACTGGCCTTGCGGGACTTGCTGGAGGCCCGTTTTGGAACGCTCCCCCAATCCGTGACTTCCTATATTGCGAGTTCATCTGACTCAAACGCCCTGCGGAAACTGACGCTTTCCGCATACCATGCGGAGTCGTTGCAGGCGTTTATTGACCAGATCAAAAAAGATGACGACAAGTTGATGTAA
- the rdgC gene encoding recombination-associated protein RdgC, producing MSGFMSSSTAITICKADSAAGLALDALRVHAFTPDIDADGRRLGWVALGDPLDTDGFELAAVDGRYSGFSFRLDTRKASGAVIRLQLAEAVREERVSGKKVGSKRKKELKEAITAKLTARAEFVPSIIDCIWDAEKRRLLVGSASAKAVQPVLDLFKTTFGIDAAPITPAGDMPRLFAAILRGEGYPCEGYTLHPMGSASLAASEQAEEKAAVAVQNSLNAVAQALEEGMAIQKLHLVATSDADPDRQLEFTLDAGLAVSGLKLPKAEKGTEDDATFLVNVDACTAVADMVETLASA from the coding sequence ATGTCAGGTTTCATGTCTTCAAGTACAGCCATAACCATCTGCAAAGCCGATTCCGCCGCCGGGCTTGCCCTGGACGCCTTGCGGGTACATGCCTTTACGCCCGACATTGATGCTGACGGCAGACGCCTCGGCTGGGTGGCGCTTGGCGATCCGCTGGATACGGACGGCTTTGAGCTGGCCGCCGTGGATGGTCGCTATTCCGGCTTTTCCTTCCGGCTGGATACCCGCAAGGCGTCCGGGGCCGTTATCCGGCTCCAGCTTGCCGAAGCCGTGCGGGAGGAACGGGTTTCCGGCAAAAAGGTCGGAAGCAAACGCAAAAAGGAGCTGAAGGAGGCCATCACCGCCAAACTGACCGCCAGGGCGGAATTTGTACCGTCTATCATTGACTGCATCTGGGATGCGGAAAAGAGACGCCTGCTTGTAGGCTCGGCTTCCGCCAAGGCGGTACAGCCGGTGCTTGACCTGTTCAAGACCACATTCGGCATTGATGCCGCGCCCATCACGCCTGCGGGCGACATGCCGAGACTCTTTGCCGCTATCCTGCGCGGGGAAGGCTACCCGTGCGAAGGCTACACCCTGCATCCGATGGGTTCCGCCAGTCTGGCCGCTTCCGAACAGGCGGAAGAAAAAGCCGCCGTCGCCGTGCAGAACAGCCTTAACGCCGTGGCTCAGGCGCTTGAGGAAGGTATGGCTATTCAGAAACTGCATCTGGTGGCTACTTCCGATGCCGATCCCGACCGGCAACTGGAGTTCACGCTGGATGCCGGTCTGGCTGTGTCTGGCCTGAAACTTCCCAAGGCGGAAAAAGGTACAGAAGATGATGCCACATTCCTCGTGAATGTCGATGCCTGCACCGCTGTGGCGGATATGGTCGAAACGCTGGCCTCGGCGTAG
- a CDS encoding helicase C-terminal domain-containing protein: MDKIIQRMENLPRDPRIDNSLKVTNDARKAGLDFRLIEPTADDFEGSKLNAAVERIHEIWRDTTNDKGTQLVFCDLSTPKGGKVPASAQSERQDLESGALIDVDGTLVRETPEQEDMAEDDGDDALAGVVNMDEVIAMSSGKFSVYDDMKQKLMAKGIPADEIAFIHDANTDIRKAKLFSDMNTGRARVLLGSTAKMGAGMNVQKRLVAAHHLDAPWRPSDLEQRNGRIIRQGNIFYERNPDTFKVKIFNYATKMTYDSRMWQCIEYKSAAIEQFRKGDLLQRVIDDVASEAANAAEMKAAASGNPLILMQVQLAADLRKLEALYSQHQRSQHRMRDRLKYLASTETRLAKEETLYAENVRRRDSHTHTVMEKGKEKILVELTADGKTFTAKDSEKIKDRLLEGVKEVTRDSSATFPFGSYRGFEVSVERAAIRMSGKDGFQLSLRGAGEREFRPGNLFYDFEEKFSLAGLFQRMDNFLARGLDDAVETQRENARQEKAELETVKATLGKEFPQQEELALARENHSAVIRELQRMQEDSSYVSTWTPKTSLTDEQPTTAEAPQPKENSAAAAVPAAPPEKQAHTLKYGEGEGRTEYTVSNQHNGYTLQNGYVLRRTYFNSSIGSLGQSLYEDGQWHSTATAPSGMKLKQFETREAAIQVARNDAEQRGLEETPPAEAAAPASTLAGETFRDRLARAGFHPTGSDFYGKNEHALTLDAVDGGMYELRVFQTGNDKIGLRVQYEKNHIINGARTVRATFDTFAEALEHVEAYRQLTAPQAKAAVQTASPSGGVHGFVISRPRMR; encoded by the coding sequence ATGGACAAGATCATCCAGCGCATGGAGAATCTGCCCAGGGACCCGCGCATCGACAATTCTCTCAAAGTCACCAATGACGCCCGCAAGGCTGGACTGGATTTCCGGCTGATAGAACCGACCGCCGATGATTTTGAAGGTTCCAAGCTCAACGCCGCCGTCGAGCGTATCCACGAAATCTGGCGTGATACAACCAATGACAAGGGAACGCAGCTTGTTTTCTGCGACCTCTCCACACCCAAGGGAGGAAAGGTTCCGGCATCCGCTCAGAGCGAACGGCAGGATTTGGAATCCGGGGCGCTTATCGACGTGGACGGCACGCTTGTCCGAGAAACGCCGGAACAGGAAGACATGGCCGAGGATGACGGGGACGACGCTCTTGCCGGTGTCGTCAATATGGATGAGGTCATCGCCATGTCGTCCGGCAAGTTCTCCGTGTATGACGACATGAAGCAAAAACTCATGGCAAAGGGGATTCCCGCCGATGAAATCGCCTTCATCCATGATGCCAACACTGATATACGGAAAGCAAAGCTGTTCAGCGATATGAACACGGGTCGTGCTCGTGTTCTTCTTGGCTCTACGGCCAAAATGGGCGCGGGCATGAACGTACAGAAAAGGCTTGTGGCCGCGCACCATCTGGACGCACCGTGGCGGCCGTCAGATTTGGAACAACGAAATGGAAGAATTATACGTCAGGGAAACATATTTTATGAACGCAATCCTGATACTTTTAAAGTAAAGATATTCAATTATGCAACAAAGATGACTTACGATTCGCGAATGTGGCAATGCATAGAGTACAAGTCAGCAGCCATTGAACAGTTTCGCAAGGGCGATCTGCTCCAGCGTGTCATTGACGATGTGGCCTCAGAAGCTGCCAACGCCGCCGAAATGAAAGCCGCAGCATCCGGCAATCCGCTTATTCTCATGCAGGTACAGCTTGCCGCCGATCTGCGCAAGCTGGAAGCCCTGTATTCGCAGCATCAGCGCAGCCAGCACCGGATGCGCGACCGCCTCAAGTATCTTGCTTCCACAGAAACACGGCTTGCAAAAGAGGAAACTCTGTATGCGGAAAACGTCCGCCGCAGGGATTCCCATACCCACACGGTCATGGAAAAGGGGAAAGAAAAAATCCTGGTGGAACTGACGGCTGACGGCAAGACCTTCACGGCCAAAGACAGCGAAAAGATAAAAGACCGTTTGCTTGAAGGCGTGAAGGAAGTCACCCGCGATTCCAGCGCAACATTTCCGTTCGGCTCCTATCGCGGTTTTGAAGTCTCTGTCGAACGCGCGGCAATACGTATGAGCGGCAAGGACGGTTTTCAGCTTTCGCTTCGGGGGGCGGGCGAACGGGAGTTCCGACCGGGTAATCTGTTCTACGATTTTGAGGAAAAGTTCAGTCTGGCCGGTCTGTTTCAGCGCATGGACAATTTTCTGGCCAGGGGACTGGATGACGCTGTGGAAACGCAGCGGGAGAACGCACGGCAGGAAAAGGCCGAACTGGAAACCGTCAAGGCCACTCTGGGCAAGGAGTTTCCGCAGCAGGAAGAACTGGCTCTGGCGCGGGAAAACCACAGCGCGGTCATCCGGGAATTGCAGCGGATGCAGGAGGATTCGAGCTACGTCTCCACCTGGACACCGAAAACATCTCTGACCGATGAACAGCCGACAACAGCGGAAGCGCCCCAGCCGAAGGAGAACAGCGCTGCCGCCGCAGTTCCCGCTGCGCCGCCGGAAAAACAAGCTCACACGCTCAAATACGGCGAAGGAGAAGGGAGAACGGAATACACCGTCTCCAATCAGCACAACGGCTATACACTGCAAAACGGGTATGTCCTGCGCCGCACCTATTTCAACAGCAGCATCGGTTCCCTGGGGCAAAGTCTGTACGAGGACGGTCAGTGGCACAGCACGGCGACCGCGCCGAGCGGCATGAAACTCAAGCAGTTCGAGACGCGGGAAGCGGCCATACAGGTTGCCCGCAATGACGCCGAACAACGCGGGCTTGAAGAAACGCCGCCCGCCGAAGCTGCCGCGCCAGCATCGACACTGGCTGGCGAAACCTTCCGCGACCGGCTTGCCAGGGCCGGTTTTCATCCTACCGGCAGTGATTTTTACGGCAAGAATGAACATGCATTGACTCTGGATGCGGTAGACGGCGGAATGTATGAACTGCGCGTGTTTCAGACGGGAAACGACAAAATCGGTCTGCGTGTCCAGTACGAGAAAAACCATATCATCAACGGGGCGCGCACCGTTCGCGCCACATTTGATACATTTGCGGAAGCCCTGGAGCATGTGGAGGCATACAGACAGCTCACGGCTCCGCAGGCCAAAGCCGCCGTTCAGACGGCTTCGCCCTCCGGCGGCGTACATGGATTTGTGATTTCACGTCCGCGCATGAGGTAA
- a CDS encoding restriction endonuclease, which yields MTFQDILARYRAISFSERDKGDRFERLMQAFLQTVPWYAGTFRHVWLWREFPYKQNLGGKDTGIDLVAQTVEGDFWAIQCKCYAETASIDKPAVDSFLATSSKQFVNDQQQTTSFALRLWISTTNKWGSEAENAIRHQEPPVQRISLADLENAPVDWAALEQGISGAQARQERKQPRPHQQAAITAFHEHFQTGDRGKLIMACGTGKTFTSLKIAENETGGRGLVLFLAPSIALVGQTLREWTAETSADIFPICICSDPEVSKSRSKKDEDQDGYSVTDLAFPASTNVDDIVRQFRLAEKFHADNLLVVFSTYQSIAVIAEAQKTF from the coding sequence ATGACCTTTCAGGATATTCTTGCCAGGTACCGCGCCATTTCCTTTTCCGAACGTGACAAGGGCGACCGTTTCGAGCGGCTCATGCAGGCTTTTCTGCAAACGGTTCCGTGGTATGCGGGCACGTTCCGGCATGTCTGGCTCTGGCGGGAATTTCCGTACAAGCAGAACCTCGGCGGCAAGGATACGGGCATTGATCTGGTTGCGCAGACCGTGGAGGGGGATTTCTGGGCCATTCAATGCAAGTGCTATGCGGAAACAGCCAGCATAGACAAGCCCGCCGTGGACAGCTTTCTAGCCACGTCCAGCAAGCAGTTTGTCAATGACCAGCAGCAGACGACCTCCTTTGCGCTCCGGCTCTGGATATCCACCACAAACAAATGGGGCAGCGAGGCGGAAAACGCCATCCGCCATCAGGAACCGCCGGTACAGCGCATCAGCCTTGCCGATCTGGAAAACGCGCCCGTGGACTGGGCCGCGCTGGAACAGGGCATCAGCGGCGCACAGGCCCGGCAGGAACGCAAGCAGCCGCGCCCGCATCAGCAGGCGGCCATAACCGCCTTTCACGAGCATTTCCAGACCGGGGATCGCGGCAAGCTGATCATGGCCTGCGGTACGGGCAAGACCTTCACTTCCCTGAAAATTGCGGAGAACGAAACCGGCGGCAGGGGGCTTGTGCTGTTTCTGGCTCCTTCCATTGCGCTGGTGGGTCAGACCCTGCGGGAATGGACGGCGGAAACATCGGCGGACATTTTCCCCATCTGCATCTGCTCCGATCCCGAAGTCAGCAAAAGCAGAAGCAAAAAGGACGAGGATCAGGACGGCTACAGCGTTACCGATCTGGCCTTTCCCGCGTCCACCAATGTGGATGACATCGTGCGTCAGTTCCGGCTGGCGGAAAAATTTCATGCGGACAACCTGCTGGTTGTCTTTTCCACCTATCAGTCCATTGCCGTCATTGCGGAAGCGCAAAAGACCTTTTAG